TACCTGCTCGACCGTCAATCCCGGCACCTTGACGTTGGCCATCAGATGCTTCGTGTAGAGACCGTTGCGATCCGAGCCGTCGAGCGCCTCGGTGCCCGGCGCGGTGGAAAAGGCGATCAGCGAACCGGAGGGCGCATCCATCGGCGCAAGCCCACGCGATTTGAGCGAGCGGGTCTTGAGGAACGGATTGTTGCGGCAGGCATCGAGCACGACGACATTGACGCGGTTTTTCGAGTCCTCCATGTAGCGCAGCACGAGATTGGCCGGCACGGCGTTCTTTTTCACCTCTTCCTCGTTGCGGATCGACTCATTGACGGGCAACAGATAGTTCTCGCCCTCGACCTGCACGCCGTGACCGGCGTAGTAGAACAGCGCGATGCCGTCGTTCCCCTTGATCCGCTCGCCGAAATCACGGATCGCCTGCATCATCGCCTCCTTGTTCTGGTTGGTGATCACGCGCGCATCGAAACCGATCTCCCGCAGGGTCTTCGCGAAATCGTTCGCGTCATTGACCGGGTTGTCGAGCGGCCCCAGCGAGTAGGCGGCATTGCCGATCAACAGCGCATAGTTTTTCGCCCAGGCGGGCGTGGCTGCACTCGCCGCGAGCGCGACGAGCCCGATCATCAGATAGCGGATCATGGAACGATTCCTCGATGGGCAGGCAAAGAATGCTAACGCATTTCGGCGTGGAAGAGGTACTCGCCGCCCTCGACATGGCCGGCCGAGACCACCGCGCCGTATTGCGGTTTCTGCGGATATTCCTTCGTCACGCCGTGATGCACCTCGCGCCAGACCTCGAAGCCCGGCGTCAACCCACCTGCCGCCTCCAGCGTGCGCACCAGATTCCAGGCGAAGATCGAGTGACCCTCCTTGCCCTCGTCGGAAACCGGCTCTTCATCGCCGGAGGTGAGGACCAGCACCGAGCGGCGGCGCAGGATCTCCTCAGGCTTGGTCGTGCCTGGTGCGACGAATTTCTTCTCGCGGGCGAGCGTGCCGGAAAAGCAGGAATCGGAAACGAGGATGATCTGCCGCGCCGGGATCGCTGCCAGCAGCCGCGCGACATCGTCGTTGGATATCCAGCCCTTTGCAGTCTTCACCGAGGCATCGACGGGAATCCAGTAGCCCATCTTCGTGTCATCCATCTCGTAGCCGTGGCCGGCATAGAGGATCAGTACCGCGTCTTCCGGTTTCGCCTCGGCCGCCAAGTGGTTCAACGCAGAGACGATCACCTGCTTGCCCGCGTTTTTTAAGAGTTCTACGCGGTAGCCAAAGCGTCGTTCCAGCACCTGGCCGATGCGCGTGACATCGGCAAGCGGCGTCTCGAGCGGCGGGATCGGTGCTGTGTAGTCGTTGTTGCCGATCAACAGCGCCAGCCGCCTTGCAGGAACGACAGGCGCCGAACTCGGCGCTGGCGGGACGGCTTCTTTCATCGCCACCTCCGGGGTCGCTTGCATGGGTTCGGGCGGTGGCGCCGGCGGCAGCAGACATTCGCTGGCTTTGGGCTTGACGCCCGGCGCGCAGACCGGCACATCGGCCGCCTGTGGGTTCTTGCGCAGCTCTTCGAGCGCTTCGCGATAGAGCAGCGTGCGCGCCTGATGACGCTGCAAGGTCATGGCCTGGAATTGCGCGAAACCCGGCGGTCCGCCGATGAACATCGGCGGGAACTGGGCGAGCACGGACTGTGCCGCGAACAGGATCAGCAACAGTGCAAAACGCATCATTCTGAAGCCCTCAGTTGGGCGCGCCCGATGGTGCGTCCCGACGGGTGCAAAGCGGGCTCCCCTTCGCGGTGAGCGGTGAAGGAGAGGAAGCTTCTGATTTCCGAAGACATTTTTTACCTTGAGCAGCGGTCAACCGGGGCTCATCCTCCGCGGGTGGGCGTGGCGATCATGCGCGTTAGGATCATGGCAGCCTCCCGATCAGTCGTTGCGCCTCCTGAACCGGCCAGCAGGCATGGTCGGCTTGTGGCCAGAGTCGGTATTCTCCTCCTAACGCAGGCACAGCGGCGGCGATGACTGCGGGCGGCACGATCTCGTCACGGCCGCCGGCGACATGGATGGCGGGAATCGACAGCGCCGGCCCGCCCATCGGATCGAGCCCGGTCAGCGGCGAAATGTCGAGCCGGCGCGTCCAGGCTTCCACCGCCAGCGGGGCCATCAAAGTGACGACCGACGACACATCCTGCCGCCGCTGGGCAAGCAGCACGGCCAAAGTGCCGCCGCCGGAATGACCAACGAGTTTCAGACGGCTGGCGCCCGCGGTGCGTTTGAGTTCATCGAGCGCCCGATCGAGCGCGCTGACGATTTCGGGTGCAAAGCGGCGCAGCGTCCAGTGTTCCAGTCGGCAAGCATCGCTGCGCTCGAATTGGCAAGGCCGCGCAAGATAGGCAACGGGGCCGGCAAGCGCCTGGGCCAGCGCTGCCGCCTGGCTTGCCTCCGGCGTCGGATCGGCAGGCGGCCAGCGCGGGTTGAACCAGGCCGCGCCATCGCCTTCGATGATCACGGTCAGCGTCTTGCCTTCCCCTTTGCGCAGCCAGGCCAGCACGGGAAAGTCGGCGCTGGCAAGACGGCAGCGTGCAAAACCCGCCGCATTCAAGCCCGCATCGACGCGCGCGGCGCTGCCCGCCGGCAAGCCGCAGACGCAGCCGGCGAGGAGAAGAAAAGAAAAGGCCGCGAGCGCGCCCGCGGCCCTGGTGCGCTGCATCGGCCAGAAATCAGAAGCGCAGGCCGATGTTGGCGACCAGCTGATGCTGCTTCTGGTTCGAGCGGCTCTCTTCTTGCTGCCAGACGATACCGCCGGTCAGGCCACGGGAGACCGAGAGGAAGTTGACGCCCAGGCTCCATTGCCAGGCATCCTTGCCGATCGGATCCGCAGCCCCGGACAATGACGTGCTGCGATGGTCGTTTAAATAGCTCAGGCCGATGTAGGGCATGGCGCCACCCATCCACCAGGCCGCCTGCGCACCCAGGTGCCAACGGTCGATCTTGTTGGTCGCGCCGGTGCTATTCAGCGTCGTGCCATTGAGCTTGGCCTCGTCGTATTTTTCCTCGCCGTGCATGTAGCCAAGCTTGCCGGAGAGCTGGGTATTGCCCATCCATCTAGAGTAGTTGAGATTGATCCCGGCGAACCAGCGGTCGGCATCGGCCTTGACATTGCCGGTCTGCGACAGCTCGCCCTGACCGAAACCGAGCGAGGCATCAAGCGCGAGCTCCTTGGAAATGGAGTAACCGACATAAGGCGCGATCATGTAGCCCTTGTTGGTCAATGCGTTCTGCATCAAGCCGTTGGCATAGCTGTCGCCGGACGAGCGGTCGATCGCTGCCGATACGCCAGCGACGAACCGCGAGGAAAGCGCATAATCACCACCGATCACCGTGTTGAGCGAATCGGTGCTCAGTCGGATATTGCTGCCGGCCAGCGGTCGGAAATACTCTTGCCTGGTGCGTGCGTCATTCAAGTTACCCCAGATATTCCAAGGCTTACCGGGCGTGGCGGCCGCCGCGCCGGTCGAAAGGCCGGCGACTTCCGTCGGGGGCGAGGCCAGAAAGCGATTGATGAGCGCCGTGGAGATGGCGGAAATCTGAGCGAACGAGGTTTGAGTAATCGAGACTGCCGCATTTTGCTGGCTCGCCCCGAAGCATTCCGGGTGATATTGAGGCGCATCGGGCCAGATACCATTGGCGTAATCCGACAACACGATATCACATGGTGTGGCCATGGCCCCGGCGCTGGCCAAAGTGGCCGCGGCGAAAACCGCGCTTTTGAGCATTGCTCTTTTCATCGAATTTCTCCCATGCATGACAAAAAACCAGCTTGATTCAGGCTATCGCGCTTCGCGGGCGTTCTTCAAGGCTTTTCGGTAGAGCGCCACGAGCAGCTTGGCCTCGTTGTAGCGGGGATACGACAGCTCGAGATCGCCCAAGGCAGCTTCTACGGCATCGAAGGCTTTCATCTCGAAGAGGGCGGACAGGCGATACATCTCGGGCGAAAGATCGCCGGCAGCGGATTCCATCTGCAAACGCCGGTAGGCCTCGTCGACCTTGGCGATCGCCTCGGGGGTCGCGAGGGCGCGCAGGCGTGTGGCGCCGGCGCGGCCTTGGGCCAACAAGATTGGCGTCTTGGCAATCTGCTTGACGAGGTAGGGAGCCAAGGTCTTCACCTGGGGCGCGGACAAAGCGGCGGACTTGCCCTCGCCCGGGCCGATTTCGAGCCGGCCACTGCCTTGCCAGGCTTCCTGGCGACCGGTGAGGAAGAACACTATGGTGAGCCTTGCTTGATCGAGGACGATCGCATCGCCGGCTTCGAGACGTTCGAAAGCTTCCAGCGGGCGTTTCTCGTTTCCTTTGACGAGCGCGGCCTTGCCTTCCAAGGCAGTCACCAACGCGCCGCGGTCCTCCTGGGCAGCAGCTGTCAGCAAGAAAAGCGACAGCAACGCAGCCAAACCATACTTCGCGACAACGGGGAAATCAACGCTTGGCCAGCAACGCATCGGGATATCCTTTCAAAAATGCCTGGCGTATTGCCTCCAGCTCCGCCTCGGTGAGATTCGCCATCTTGGCATTGAAGGCGCGCGGATCGGGCGTATGGAGCAGATAGGCCTGGGCTTCGTTGATCATCAATTCTTCATTGTCCGGATCGTAGCCGGATTGGGTCAAAAAGGTGCGCAGCGCGGCGCGCTGGCGCTTGGAAAGCGTTTCATGCCAGAACTTCTGGCACCAGTCGCGATAGAGTGGATTGGTGTAATACTCGGCATGACTGAGCTCATGCATCAGGATGGTCCGGCGCGCCAGGGCCGACACCGCCGGCTTACCACCACCGGTTTTCTCCTGGGGAATCGACAGGATTACCGCATTGGGTCGCATCGCCTGCAGAAAGCCGAAGCGTTCGCGGATCAGCCCTTGTTCGAGCAGAAAAGCTCGCAACGCGCGCTCCTCTTGGTTCAGCGCGATGCCGCCGTATTCGGCGAGATTGAAGAAGACGACCAGTTCATGGACGAGAAAGTCGTTGCCGAAGGCGAAAGTGAGCTCGGTCTTGCCGAGCGAGCGGATGAATTGCGCCAGTTCCTGATCGTCGAGCACGCGTGCGCGTCCGACGCCGATGCGCTCGATGAGTGCGACGATGCGATTGAACATGCGTCCCTGTTGCGCCAGTGTCGGGAAATCGATCACGAACACGGGCTGCCGGGCTGGATAGGCGAAGACCCGGACGGTTTCGCTCTTCGTGGCGAGGATGGTTTCATACGTGCCCGGTTCCGGTGCGGGCAGACCCTCGAATCCGTCATCCGCAACCGCGATTTGCAGGCCGATGAACAGCGCGAGGACGGAAAATGCGCGAGCGATCAGTCCAGTCACCGCCACGCCAAATGCGAAGGATCTGGTGTCAGCGAAGCGCGCCATTGCGCAATCAAGGGCGACGATAGGCATCCTGGCTGAAGCGGTGCGCGCGTTCGATCAAGTAGCTGGCGTTATCGCGGTTGCTCGGGTGGCTTGAGCCGGGTGCTAAGGGCGGATAGGGCCAGACGCTCCAGGCAGGAGAGTACATGATGCCCGACACCGAAGAGGTCGGGCCGAAATAGAGGGCAAGGCCGTTCTCACGCCGATAGAGATTCTGACTCATCGCATGAGCGCGGGCGAGGTTGTAGCTTGCGATATCCAGACTGCTGGGATTGCCGGGGCGGTTGAAGCCCGGCGGCGTGGGCGGCGGATAGGGTGGCATCGTCCCTGGCGCACGCCAGATCAGCGGCGGGGGATTGACGAACACTGGCGCCGGGGGCAGGATCGCCTGGCCTCGCGCCTCGGGGCTCGTAAAGACGAGAAAGTGCAGGAACGGGTGCTCGTAGACGAGCTCCTGCGGTGGGACCGTCTTGTCGGCGATGATCAGCTCGGCTTGAGCGGCATTGCTGGCGAGAGCACTCAAGAGTACGAGAACCCGCAACGATTTCATCGCGGCATCCTTCAGTCGTTGCTGGTCACAGCGATGTTCTTGCCGTTGCGCTCGATCTTGTAGATCTTGCCGGTCTTGGGCGATTTGTAGGTTTTGACGCCCGGCGGGATTTCCTTGCCGTCGATCCACAGCTTGCCGTTGATGATCGTCACGCCCTCGATATTCGCGCCCGGTGCGATGCTGCCAGTCGATGAACCGACTTCGTTGTGGGAGCCGACCGAAACCTGGCTGCCGGCGCCGACGCGCACATCACCGCCGGTGCCTTGAACGCTGACCGAGCCGTCGGCGCCGACCCGTACATCCTGTCCTCCGGCCGAGATGCTGATTTGCGCTTGGACCGTTGCTGCGGCCAGGGTAGCCAGCGCCGCAAGCCATGCTGCTTTTTTCATGTTCCATCTCCTGTCGCATCACTTGCAGATAGTAACGCCGCTCCTATTGCCCTGGATGACCGTATGTCCTTGCGTCGTGCCCTCGATGCCGCCGACGGTATTCTCGGTATTGCAGCGGTTGGTGGCCTTGGGAGCGGGCGATGCGGTCCACGCACGCGCCTTTTCGCGCGATTGGGTGGCTTCCGAAGGTGGCGGGCCGCCTTTGATGATCAGAGTCGGTGCTGGCGGCGCGGCATCCTCGTCGAGATAACCGCGTGCCTCGCGCACACGCTCGCTGGCAGGAGCGATCGGTTCGCCCTCGATGTGAATGGAAGGCAGATCTGGCGTTCGCCCACTCCTGATGCGCGCCTCGTCGAGCACCCGCCCGCGTAGCTCGTCGTGACGCAGATTCTCCGGCTGCGGCAAGGACTGTGCCTTCTCGCGCGCCGGATCGACGATGATGATCTCGCCGCTCCAGGCCGGACTGGCCAACCAGACCGCGATGCCAGCCGCAACGTGCAAACGCACGATCATTCTCCTCGGTCCACGTCATCGCACGGTGATTTCGAGTTTGGCTTCGGCGACGTTCGGGTTGGATTTGCGGAAGGCCGTCGCGATTTCTTCGAGCGAAGCCACTTTCAGCGGCGTCAGGTCCGCCGCCTTCAGATTCGCCGGCAACGGCAGATCGCGATCGCTGGCATAGCAGACGATCTGCTCGTGACCCGGCTGGTCGAAGCGAATCTTGAACGGCGAGCCTTCCGGCGGCAGCGACATCGGCCGGCCGCCGCGCACGAAGGAATCCGGATTGAAGCGGTTCGGAAAGATGCGCGCGATCACCCCGGTGTTGTCACGGTAGTAACAATAAAGAATGCCGTCGGAGGATAGCTGGACACGCGCCTGTAGAAATTCTTTTGGCTTGTAGGTCGGGCGCGGGCCGCGATCGGTGTCGAGCTTGACGGACAGTGGCCCACCGGCAGCAGCCGGGCGCGGCGCGGCACTCACCACCGGCGCGGTCGGGCCGGCGGTCGGATCGGCCGCCGGCGGCTGGTCGGCGTCGAGCAGCGCGTAATAGAGATCGAAATTGATGCGACCGTCGGCGATCAGGCCATTTTCCGCCTGGTACTTGCCGATTGCGGCGGAGAGCTCCTTCGAGACGATGCCATTGATCGGTCCGGAATAGTAGTTCATCCCGGCGAGCTTGCGCTGCACCAGTTTGACACGTTCCTCGGGCTTCATGCCGTCATACCACTCGCGTGCCTGCTCGATCATCACCGGGTTGGTCTTGTCGATTTCCAGGCACTTCCAGTAAGGCGTGCCGGTCAGTTTGCCGATGAGCTCGATCATGCCCAGCTCGATCAGCGCGCGCACACCGGAGCCCAAGCCTTCAGACTTGTTGAGCGACATGTTGAACGAGAATCCGACCTTGCCGATCTTGCCGCCCAGATCGCCCCCCTTGCCGGTACGCGTGACCACCAGCGAGTTGCTGGCATTGATGCCGGGCAGGATCATCCTCGATGTGGTCTCGCCGACATTCATGTCGATCGAAACGACCGAGGAGACTTGGTCACGCGAAACCCCCAGATCGAGGAAGGGCAGCGCGATACCGGCACCTTGCTGGGCGTCGATCGCGTTTTCATCGAGCTGGGTGATCGCGCCGCGTATGTAATAGTTCGGCAGTTTGTGCTGGAAGGCGCCGGCCGCCTGCATGTCCTGGAACAGCGCGAGCAGATCGGAACGCTCCGTGTCATAGTCGATGAAAGTCAGCGCCTTGCTCTTGATCGACATCTTCGAGGCGGCAGTGATCAGCATCTCCTTGGTGCCAGCCATGACTTTGCCGGTGGAGTCCGGAATGCCGGCCGTGGTGATCACGATGTCGCGCTTGCCGTAGGCGAGCAGCAGATCGTCCATGCAACGCAAGGCAGGCGTGAAATTGGTCACCGTCTTCGCGGCCGGTGTCTTCACCGAAGTGGCGACCGTCGCGGTTTCCGGCTTGGGGGGATCGGCGACACACCCCCCTATTCCCACCACCAATGCCAGCAAGGCGAACAACGGTGAAGAGGCCGACAATCTGTCTTCTTTCAACTTCATTTCACTCTCCGCGCTAAGGAATTGATTTGGCATTGCTTCGGCAGTACCTCTACGCCCGAGTCAACAATCTTGTTCTCTCCGGCGCCTTCCATTTTCTACATTAGCCGTTTAATCTTATGCAATGTTGATCCATGTCAACTCATGGCGAGAGACGTTGGCCTTCAATGCAAAACGAAAGGATGTCAACCTGTGAGTATGCAACGGCGTTTTCCTCCTGCAAGGAGAGTGCGATGAAACGTGCTGTTTTGTGTTTGACAGTGTGCTTGCCTTTTCTGGCCTGGGCGCAGACGCAAGGTGGGGTCGTGCGTGGCAATACCCAGATCAATGCCGTGGCGGGCGCCCAGACCTCGGTTGCCGTCGGCGCCCGCAACAAGGCGCAGAGCACCGTCGGTGCAGTGAAGGGCAGCACGGGTGGCAGCACCGAGATCAATGCGGTGGCCGGCGCGCAGACGACGGTCGCTGCGGGGGTGGGCAACAAGGCGCAGAGCAACATCGGTGTGGCGCAGAACACCGCGGGCAAGACACAGATCAATGCCGCGGTCGGTAACATGACGACGATCGCTACCGGCGCGGGCAACACTGCGAAGACCAATGTCGGTGTCGTCAAAGGCGGGAAAGGGAATGTCACGGTCGGGGTCGGCAACGTCACCAACGTCGTCGGCGGCGCCGGCCAGAAGGGCTGCATCAACATCGGCACCAAGGGCGTCGATGGCTGCAATTAGCAGGCCGTTGAAAAACGTCACGAGGATGGCCAGATGCAAGGCGTTTGGTGCGCAGCGACCGAGACATATCAATAAGATAGGCGAGGGAGCGAGCACCGCGCAACGCCGCAGATGGCCACCGCAGTAGATTTTCAACAGCCTGTTAGAGAGGAGAGAGAAGATGAACCATCGTAATCTCGCTTGGCTTTTGGCATTGCTGGCCGTGCCTGCCTGGGCCTTCAATGAAGGCACACACCTCAATCCGCGTGGCCAATCGAAAGTCAACAAGGCGATTGCGAAAGGCTATCAGCAAAGTGGCGCCGAGGCGATGCAAAAGCAGCAGACACAAGTCAATATCGGCAGCAAGAGAGCCGGTACCTGCACGATGAACGTCGGTGCGACGCAGGGCGGCAAGGATTCGAAGGAAACCATCGTGACGGCGAAGGAGATCATCAATGTCTGCAAATGAACCGCGCTCCCGTTTCCCTAAAATGAAAAACGCGCTCGTCGTGATCGTTGCCTGTTTGTTCTCATCCGTTGCCGCAGCCGATGTGACGGTCTATGAAAAGGCGCCCACGCCCGAAGAGCTGCAGCAGAAACTTCTTGGGGGCGGCAAGGCCGAGCAGAAAAAATTCAAGACTCGCGCGATCGTTTTCGGTGATTCCGCACCTACCGAAGCGGCGCCCGCACCGCAGCAAGCGGTAGCGCCTTCTCCAGCGCCTCAGGCGATGCCGACGCAGGCGCCCGCGATGGCGACTGCCGCACCTCAGCCGGCGGCTGCCGCGCAATCTGTGCAGGCCTCTGACGATGCGATCGCGTTTCCGATCCAGTTCAAGGTCAATAGCGCGCAGATCCTGCCCGAATCCATTCCTTTCCTGCAGTCGATCGCCGGTTTGATGCAGAAGGATCCGAGCATCCGCCTGCTCGTCGAGGGACATACCGATATCTCGGGCAGCTATCAGCGCAACATGACGCTCTCGCGCGAGCGCGCGTATTCCGTGACCAACTATCTCATCGACCATTTCGGCATCGATCCGTCGCGTCTGATGCCCGTTGGCAAGGGCCCGATGGAGCCATTGCCGGGTCGTGAGCCCACCGATCCCAAAAACCGCAGGGTGCAGTTCCGCATCCTCGGTTGAGGGTTTTTCCCACCACTTCTATGAAGGAGATCGCCATGAAGAAACTCGTGCTTGCAACCATCCTGTCTGCCGCTTCCGCGCTTGCCTTTGCCGCTGATGCGGGCAAGACAGAAATCAAGGGCAATACCAACATCAACGCGGTGGCCGGCCAGCAGACCGCCGTTGCCGTAGGCAAGGGCAATACCGCCAAGAACACCGTCGGCGCGATCAAGGGCGGCACCACCATCAAGGGCAACACCAACATCAACGCGGTGGCCGGCAAGCAGACTGCCGTTGCCGTTGGCAAGGGCAACAAGGCCGAAAACACCGTCGGTCAGATCGGCGGCAAGTAATCTGCGTTGAAGTCGATACGGCGCTCGCCCGCGCGGCCGGCGCCGTTTTTTCTTTGGGAGCACCCCGATGGCGAGATTCGCGCTGTGCAAGCTGGCTTTCCCACTGATGACGATTTTGGCCAATCATCCCATCCTGGCCGAGGAGGCGCCTGTCATGTTATTGGCCGCATCGCGATCGCACGAGCGCGCGGCCAATAGTGCCGGCATGGTTCAGGAGACGCCCGTGCCACGCTCCAGTCACCCCCGCGGTTTCACGAGTGATGCGCCGTTGCCGCCGCTGACCGCCCCCAATGCCAAGGCCCCTGCTGGCGGTACGGCAGCTTCGAATCCTTACCCGACCACGCCTGCTGTGGCGACACCCAGGGGAGCGCAGCAATCGAGCAGGGGTGGAGTCAATATCACCGGCAATACCCGACTCGACGCGCGCTCGCAAGGGGCGACCGCCACGGCCGTCGGACAACAGAACGCGGCAGGCAACCGCGTCGGCGCGATCGGCGGCAAGTGAATCAGTCGAGCAACTTGCCCAGGCGCGCCCTGAGCAGCTCCGGCCGTTCCACGAATTGCCGCGCCAATGAACGCGCCGCTTCGTTTTCTCCCTTGTTGCGTAAATTCTGTTGCGCCGCTTCGGAGCCTCCTTGCGCCGCCATCATTTGCAATGCAAGTCCCAGCTCGGGGTCGGCTTCGATGCCTTCCCCGATCGACAACAAGGCACCGAGGTTGTTGAGCGCTTCCGGGTGCCCCTGGAGCGCCGCCTTTGCCCACCAGCGGAGTGCCTGGCGCACGTCCCGTTGCGTACCACGCCCCAGGTAATAGAGGCTGCCGAGCTTGTACTGGCCGCCGGCGTGACCGGCTTGTGCCGCGCGCGAGAACCAGCGGAACGACTCGCGGTCGTTGCGCGCCACTCCCGCCTGGTCATAGAAATACAACCGGCCCAGCCAATAGGCCGCATCAGGATCGCCCTGGCGCGCTGCTGGCAGGAGCAGCCGCAATGCCTTGTGACCATCGCCGGCATCGATCAGGCGTCGGGCGGAAGCGATGCGCGCGTCCTGCCCATCTGCCGCATTCGCGCCCAGAGCAACGAGTAAGGCGAGCGCGCCCAGCCAAGATCGCTTCATCGTTTCGCCTCCTCTTCCTTGGGCGGCCAAAGTTCGACCACCTCGATTTCAGCCTGCTTGCCCTTCACCGACAGGCGATGGCGCTTGCCGAAATGAAAAGCCTCGGGGTGCGTAATCGCCGCTAGCGTCGCGGCGCTGGTGAGGATCGGACAGCCGACGACTTTCGTCATCCCTTCGAGACGCGAGGCGGTATTGACGGTGTCACCGACCGCCGTGTATTCCATGCGGCGCGACGAGCCGATGTTGCCGATCACCGCCGGGCCGCTGTGAATGCCGATGCCGATTGCGAAATGCGGCAGATTGCGATTCGGGAAACGCGCCTGGACCCAGTGCGAAAACTCGCGCGCCGTGGCAAGCAGTTTCAAAGCGGCACGC
This genomic interval from Sulfuricystis multivorans contains the following:
- a CDS encoding caspase family protein; the encoded protein is MMRFALLLILFAAQSVLAQFPPMFIGGPPGFAQFQAMTLQRHQARTLLYREALEELRKNPQAADVPVCAPGVKPKASECLLPPAPPPEPMQATPEVAMKEAVPPAPSSAPVVPARRLALLIGNNDYTAPIPPLETPLADVTRIGQVLERRFGYRVELLKNAGKQVIVSALNHLAAEAKPEDAVLILYAGHGYEMDDTKMGYWIPVDASVKTAKGWISNDDVARLLAAIPARQIILVSDSCFSGTLAREKKFVAPGTTKPEEILRRRSVLVLTSGDEEPVSDEGKEGHSIFAWNLVRTLEAAGGLTPGFEVWREVHHGVTKEYPQKPQYGAVVSAGHVEGGEYLFHAEMR
- a CDS encoding alpha/beta hydrolase; this encodes MQRTRAAGALAAFSFLLLAGCVCGLPAGSAARVDAGLNAAGFARCRLASADFPVLAWLRKGEGKTLTVIIEGDGAAWFNPRWPPADPTPEASQAAALAQALAGPVAYLARPCQFERSDACRLEHWTLRRFAPEIVSALDRALDELKRTAGASRLKLVGHSGGGTLAVLLAQRRQDVSSVVTLMAPLAVEAWTRRLDISPLTGLDPMGGPALSIPAIHVAGGRDEIVPPAVIAAAVPALGGEYRLWPQADHACWPVQEAQRLIGRLP
- a CDS encoding autotransporter outer membrane beta-barrel domain-containing protein, which translates into the protein MKRAMLKSAVFAAATLASAGAMATPCDIVLSDYANGIWPDAPQYHPECFGASQQNAAVSITQTSFAQISAISTALINRFLASPPTEVAGLSTGAAAATPGKPWNIWGNLNDARTRQEYFRPLAGSNIRLSTDSLNTVIGGDYALSSRFVAGVSAAIDRSSGDSYANGLMQNALTNKGYMIAPYVGYSISKELALDASLGFGQGELSQTGNVKADADRWFAGINLNYSRWMGNTQLSGKLGYMHGEEKYDEAKLNGTTLNSTGATNKIDRWHLGAQAAWWMGGAMPYIGLSYLNDHRSTSLSGAADPIGKDAWQWSLGVNFLSVSRGLTGGIVWQQEESRSNQKQHQLVANIGLRF
- a CDS encoding DUF4384 domain-containing protein — encoded protein: MKLKEDRLSASSPLFALLALVVGIGGCVADPPKPETATVATSVKTPAAKTVTNFTPALRCMDDLLLAYGKRDIVITTAGIPDSTGKVMAGTKEMLITAASKMSIKSKALTFIDYDTERSDLLALFQDMQAAGAFQHKLPNYYIRGAITQLDENAIDAQQGAGIALPFLDLGVSRDQVSSVVSIDMNVGETTSRMILPGINASNSLVVTRTGKGGDLGGKIGKVGFSFNMSLNKSEGLGSGVRALIELGMIELIGKLTGTPYWKCLEIDKTNPVMIEQAREWYDGMKPEERVKLVQRKLAGMNYYSGPINGIVSKELSAAIGKYQAENGLIADGRINFDLYYALLDADQPPAADPTAGPTAPVVSAAPRPAAAGGPLSVKLDTDRGPRPTYKPKEFLQARVQLSSDGILYCYYRDNTGVIARIFPNRFNPDSFVRGGRPMSLPPEGSPFKIRFDQPGHEQIVCYASDRDLPLPANLKAADLTPLKVASLEEIATAFRKSNPNVAEAKLEITVR
- a CDS encoding OmpA family protein; translated protein: MSANEPRSRFPKMKNALVVIVACLFSSVAAADVTVYEKAPTPEELQQKLLGGGKAEQKKFKTRAIVFGDSAPTEAAPAPQQAVAPSPAPQAMPTQAPAMATAAPQPAAAAQSVQASDDAIAFPIQFKVNSAQILPESIPFLQSIAGLMQKDPSIRLLVEGHTDISGSYQRNMTLSRERAYSVTNYLIDHFGIDPSRLMPVGKGPMEPLPGREPTDPKNRRVQFRILG
- a CDS encoding tetratricopeptide repeat protein; amino-acid sequence: MKRSWLGALALLVALGANAADGQDARIASARRLIDAGDGHKALRLLLPAARQGDPDAAYWLGRLYFYDQAGVARNDRESFRWFSRAAQAGHAGGQYKLGSLYYLGRGTQRDVRQALRWWAKAALQGHPEALNNLGALLSIGEGIEADPELGLALQMMAAQGGSEAAQQNLRNKGENEAARSLARQFVERPELLRARLGKLLD